A DNA window from Danio aesculapii chromosome 1, fDanAes4.1, whole genome shotgun sequence contains the following coding sequences:
- the caly gene encoding calcyon neuron-specific vesicular protein, translated as MVKLGSNLVEKVEREASVEDGFDNIPLITPLEVGQLQQPFPDKVIVKTTTEYQLKEKKRKLYVPSIKKLNINLYDEMSEKLKLTGLIIITLAFLACLLLLVMYKALWYDQLGCPEGFVLQHRHCTPSALEMYYPDQSSRGSLYTAMTHLNQAKKSIPELSPPWMPVMKDETNHPEK; from the exons atGGTGAAACTAGGCAGTAACCTGGTGGAAAAGGTGGAGAGAGAGGCATCGGTGGAGGACGGTTTTGATAACATCCCCCTCATCACTCCGCTGGAGGTCGGCCAGTTACAGCAGCCTTTCCCTGATAAG GTGATTGTGAAAACCACAACAGAGTATCAGCTGAAGGAGAAGAAGAGGAAGCTGTATGTGCCCAGCATCAAGAAGCTGAACATAAACCTTTACGATGAGATGTCTGAGAAGCTCAAG CTGACTGGGTTGATTATTATAACCTTGGCGTTTCTGGCGTGTCTGCTGCTGTTGGTCATGTATAAGGCGCTGTGGTACGATCAGCTCGGCTGTCCCGAGGGCTTCGTTCTCCAG CACAGACACTGCACCCCTTCGGCTCTGGAGATGTACTACCCCGACCAGAGCTCCAGGGGCAGTTTATACACCGCCATGACCCACCTCAACCAGGCCAAGAAGAGCATCCCCGAGCTCAGCCCGCCCTGGATGCCCGTCATGAAAGACGAGACCAACCACCCTGAGAAATAA